A genome region from Nitrospira sp. includes the following:
- a CDS encoding glycosyl transferase, whose protein sequence is MSDFHQNGLVTVLHRLGASNLEQLEKELERHAATNPIALVLPSLYSELENPALKHIVQVLKDIRYVNEIVISLDRASALEFRLAKQFFSVLPQRVRIVWNDGTGIQDILKLLAHTEIDTGLQGKGRGCWMAFGYVLARGQSNVIALHDCDILSYNREYLARLCYPIVNTNLGYEFCKGYYSRVTNRLHGRVTRLYLTPLIRSLQQVAGAHPLLTFLDSFRYPLAGEFAMVRDLAWINRVPGDWGLEVGVLSEIYRNCALRRICQADIADAYEHKHQGLSADNAEQGLQKMCVDITKSLFRNLASEGVVLSQAMLKTLRATYLQTAQEAITRYQNDAAINSLQFDRHEERMAVEVFLKGMKIATEAFLEDPLGVPMISNWSRVTGAIPDIFERLIGAVERDHEWDPVGDRV, encoded by the coding sequence ATGTCGGATTTCCATCAGAACGGGCTCGTCACGGTTCTACACCGTCTCGGCGCATCGAACCTTGAGCAACTGGAAAAAGAGCTGGAACGCCATGCGGCGACCAACCCGATCGCCCTCGTCCTCCCCTCGCTGTATTCCGAGCTCGAGAACCCCGCACTAAAACACATCGTGCAGGTCTTGAAAGACATTCGCTATGTCAACGAGATCGTCATTTCCTTAGACCGCGCGTCGGCCTTGGAGTTCCGACTGGCCAAACAATTCTTCTCGGTACTGCCGCAGCGGGTCCGGATCGTCTGGAACGACGGAACCGGCATTCAGGATATCCTCAAGCTACTGGCCCACACTGAAATCGACACCGGACTACAGGGAAAGGGTCGAGGCTGTTGGATGGCCTTCGGCTACGTGTTGGCCCGTGGACAAAGCAATGTCATCGCCCTCCACGACTGCGACATTCTCAGCTACAATCGGGAATATCTCGCGAGACTCTGCTACCCGATCGTCAACACCAATTTAGGCTACGAATTTTGCAAGGGCTACTACAGCCGGGTCACCAATCGCCTGCATGGCCGCGTCACCCGCTTGTACCTCACGCCGTTGATCCGTAGCCTTCAGCAGGTGGCCGGGGCACATCCGCTGCTGACCTTTCTGGATAGCTTTCGTTACCCGCTGGCCGGTGAGTTCGCCATGGTGCGGGACCTGGCCTGGATCAACCGGGTGCCGGGCGACTGGGGTCTGGAAGTCGGAGTGCTCTCCGAAATCTATCGCAACTGCGCGCTCCGACGGATCTGCCAGGCCGATATTGCCGACGCCTACGAACACAAACACCAGGGTCTATCGGCCGATAACGCCGAACAAGGGCTGCAGAAAATGTGCGTGGATATCACGAAATCCCTCTTCAGAAACCTCGCGAGTGAAGGCGTGGTGCTCTCGCAGGCCATGCTCAAAACCCTGCGGGCCACATATCTACAGACCGCGCAGGAAGCGATCACCCGCTATCAAAATGACGCCGCCATCAACAGCCTGCAATTCGACCGGCATGAAGAACGGATGGCCGTGGAAGTGTTTCTCAAAGGTATGAAAATCGCGACAGAGGCGTTTCTGGAGGATCCGCTCGGCGTGCCGATGATTTCGAACTGGAGCCGCGTCACAGGCGCCATTCCGGATATCTTCGAGCGCTTGATCGGCGCGGTCGAACGCGACCACGAGTGGGATCCCGTCGGCGACCGAGTCTAG
- a CDS encoding thiamine pyrophosphate-binding protein: MTTPTIGTAVLDRLYRLGVRHMFGIPGDYVLGLYKLMESSPIQHVATTREDCAGFAADAYARINGIGALCVTYCVGGLNTVNAIACAYAERSPVVLLTGSPGLSERARNPYLHHMVREFSTQREVFEKMTVAAVSLEDPVTAEREMDRAFAALLRYRRPIYLEIPRDMVHVPLVNTSHISYSQPEPTDRAALTEALAEVRIMLESAKRPVILAGAEVGRFGLHDELTSLVERLNVPIASTLLGKSIIREDHPLYIGVYSGLVARDEVKDFVNQTDCLLILGSILSDVEDLDAHSALFSDGHTIHATADRVAIKHHRYDSILFEDFVKGLAGAPLPSFPTPHLPTPVKPDDPMPPAEASVSLQGVFRHLDTVLAEKTLVIADVGESLFASVDLHVHRRFEFLSPAYYTSMGFAVPAAIGAGFADPSLRPIVLVGDGAFQMTGSELSTAVRYNQAPVVIVLNNHGYSTEREILEGPFNDIHEWRYERICDLIGGGQGFRVATHGEFVQTLAKALADPSQPYVINVLLDPADRSPAMMRLAKRLAKRLSTDHP, encoded by the coding sequence ATGACCACACCAACCATCGGAACGGCAGTCCTAGATCGGCTCTACCGGCTCGGGGTGCGTCACATGTTCGGCATTCCCGGCGATTACGTACTCGGCCTCTACAAATTGATGGAATCCTCGCCGATCCAGCACGTGGCCACCACGCGCGAAGATTGTGCGGGCTTTGCGGCCGACGCCTACGCACGCATCAACGGCATCGGCGCCCTCTGTGTCACCTATTGTGTCGGCGGATTGAATACCGTCAACGCCATCGCCTGTGCTTATGCGGAACGCTCGCCCGTCGTGTTGCTGACCGGCTCTCCCGGATTGTCCGAGCGCGCCCGCAACCCCTATCTCCACCACATGGTCCGCGAATTTTCCACCCAGCGGGAAGTGTTCGAAAAAATGACCGTGGCCGCCGTCAGCCTGGAAGATCCCGTGACGGCTGAGCGCGAAATGGATCGCGCCTTCGCGGCCTTGTTGCGCTACCGCCGACCGATCTATCTCGAAATCCCACGCGACATGGTGCATGTCCCGTTGGTCAACACCTCGCACATCAGCTACAGCCAGCCTGAACCAACCGACCGTGCCGCCTTGACCGAGGCCCTAGCCGAGGTGCGCATCATGTTGGAATCGGCCAAACGCCCGGTGATTCTCGCGGGTGCTGAAGTCGGCCGGTTCGGGCTCCATGACGAATTGACAAGCCTGGTGGAACGGCTGAACGTGCCGATTGCCTCGACGCTCCTCGGCAAGTCCATCATTCGTGAAGACCATCCCCTTTATATCGGCGTCTACAGCGGCCTGGTGGCTCGTGATGAGGTGAAGGACTTCGTCAACCAGACGGATTGCCTGCTCATCCTGGGTTCAATCTTGTCCGACGTGGAGGACTTGGATGCACATAGCGCCCTCTTTTCCGACGGCCACACCATCCATGCCACGGCGGATCGCGTGGCGATCAAGCATCATCGGTATGACTCCATTCTGTTCGAGGATTTCGTCAAGGGACTAGCCGGCGCGCCGCTCCCCTCTTTTCCCACGCCGCACCTGCCCACGCCGGTGAAACCCGACGATCCGATGCCCCCGGCAGAAGCCTCCGTCAGTCTTCAAGGAGTGTTCCGCCACCTCGATACGGTGCTCGCGGAGAAAACCCTGGTCATCGCCGATGTAGGCGAATCCCTCTTCGCCTCCGTGGATCTTCACGTGCACCGCCGCTTTGAATTTCTCTCACCCGCCTACTACACATCGATGGGATTCGCCGTACCAGCCGCCATCGGCGCCGGTTTTGCCGACCCGTCCCTGCGACCGATCGTGCTGGTGGGAGACGGGGCCTTTCAAATGACCGGATCGGAACTGTCGACCGCCGTGCGCTACAACCAAGCACCGGTCGTCATCGTCCTGAACAACCACGGCTATTCAACCGAGCGTGAGATTCTGGAAGGCCCCTTCAACGACATCCACGAGTGGCGGTACGAACGAATCTGTGACCTGATCGGCGGTGGACAGGGATTCCGGGTCGCCACGCATGGCGAGTTCGTCCAGACCCTGGCCAAAGCGCTCGCGGATCCCAGCCAGCCCTATGTCATTAATGTGCTGCTCGATCCGGCCGACCGCTCGCCGGCCATGATGCGCCTGGCAAAACGGCTGGCCAAACGACTCTCGACCGACCACCCGTAA
- a CDS encoding SDR family oxidoreductase, translated as MASIEDKKVWDEMKIVIIGGTGLIGTQLVRQLKQEGHEVIAAAPSTGVNSLTGEGLGHALAGAAVVVDVTNAPSFEDRAVLNFFETSTKNVLAEEAKSGVGHHIALSVVGTERVPSSGYFRAKRAQEVLIEGSKIPYTIVQATQFFEFLGAIADVATQGTVVRVPPALIQPIAAADVALGLAQIAVALPTNRTIAIAGPEAFRFEAIIKQVLTAHGDHRQVVEDPGASYFGGMLDEKSLVPAGEALLGSTRFQSWVNQSTSKAGASEAVVGVRS; from the coding sequence GTGGCGTCCATAGAGGACAAGAAAGTGTGGGATGAAATGAAAATTGTCATTATTGGGGGAACAGGACTTATTGGCACTCAGCTCGTTCGGCAACTCAAGCAGGAGGGGCACGAAGTAATCGCAGCCGCTCCCTCAACGGGCGTGAATAGCCTCACCGGCGAGGGATTAGGCCATGCTCTCGCGGGTGCTGCTGTCGTAGTGGATGTCACGAATGCGCCGTCGTTCGAAGATCGTGCCGTCCTGAATTTTTTCGAGACGTCCACCAAGAATGTGCTCGCGGAGGAGGCCAAGTCGGGGGTTGGGCACCATATCGCCCTGTCGGTCGTAGGAACTGAACGTGTTCCTTCATCGGGATACTTCCGTGCGAAGCGCGCGCAGGAAGTCCTGATCGAGGGCTCGAAAATTCCGTACACCATCGTTCAAGCCACCCAGTTCTTCGAATTTCTCGGAGCGATTGCGGATGTCGCCACACAGGGCACGGTTGTTCGCGTGCCACCAGCCTTGATTCAGCCCATTGCTGCGGCGGATGTAGCGCTCGGCCTGGCTCAGATTGCAGTGGCGCTGCCGACCAATCGTACGATTGCCATCGCCGGGCCGGAGGCGTTTCGCTTTGAAGCCATCATCAAGCAAGTGCTCACGGCTCACGGGGACCATCGTCAGGTGGTTGAAGATCCCGGCGCGAGCTATTTCGGAGGAATGTTAGATGAGAAAAGTCTAGTCCCTGCCGGCGAGGCACTCCTGGGTTCCACCCGATTTCAATCCTGGGTCAATCAGTCGACTAGCAAAGCAGGGGCTTCGGAAGCGGTTGTGGGGGTACGTTCCTAG